A stretch of Treponema vincentii F0403 DNA encodes these proteins:
- a CDS encoding methyl-accepting chemotaxis protein, giving the protein MKKQLGLQKRLIIIFAIFIVTVSILQTVLAGSIVRRAITAKVMELLQNKAITTAEKIEQEMKGLSFWLEGVAGSPILFDESLSIPERLQEIDFLMKRQPSVKSYGMAGMDGKLIRADGSSFFCGNESWYNTVMNGIPFLSEPFPAGKDVFLMSYAIPMYGKDQKIAGFFSIDIDGQYLSNICKTVTVGTSGSVFIVGTSRRVIGDTDFSRVAAQISIRDAAANDKDMASLSALVESVFRSDDVVSGSGSYNGETQFVVGKKMNTGWVVMLRAPEKEFLTDVRTLNRWMYLIGAAMLIIAAIVVYWLSHRIIRPLVRVAAALKDIAQGEGDLTVTLPLTGLDEIRNLSEYFNETIGKIRTAIQSVDKNAGAMTKIGDELAQNMSETAGAANEISTHIEDVKRKIFTQASSVTETSATIEEIIKTIKQLNGSIATQAASVAESSSAIEEMVANIASITKTLERTDESIKSLASATSDGKETLHSSNAITQKIAEESGSLIEASGVIQHIASQTNLLAMNAAIEAAHAGEAGKGFAVVADEIRKLAEDSATQGKTISTTLKQFGTEIEGLSNSAHTVEEKFNAIFNLSEQVKMMSNQLTEAMREQENASREVLTAIKNINTVTVEVNNGSAEMLKGGEKAAKEMAILDDLTRVITGSMDEMTSGASYINTSVQEVNQITLRTKESIAALAAEVSKFKV; this is encoded by the coding sequence ATGAAAAAACAACTCGGTTTGCAGAAACGCCTGATTATTATTTTTGCAATATTTATCGTTACGGTATCGATTTTGCAGACCGTTCTTGCCGGCAGTATCGTCAGGCGGGCAATTACCGCAAAAGTTATGGAATTACTGCAAAACAAAGCGATTACGACTGCCGAAAAAATCGAACAGGAAATGAAGGGGCTTTCATTTTGGCTTGAGGGAGTAGCCGGTTCTCCTATCCTGTTCGATGAAAGTTTAAGTATTCCCGAACGGCTACAGGAAATAGACTTCCTTATGAAACGGCAGCCATCCGTAAAAAGCTATGGTATGGCCGGTATGGACGGAAAACTTATCCGTGCCGACGGCAGCAGTTTCTTTTGCGGGAATGAATCGTGGTATAATACCGTTATGAACGGGATTCCGTTTTTATCCGAACCTTTTCCGGCAGGGAAAGATGTTTTCCTTATGTCGTATGCAATCCCTATGTACGGGAAAGATCAGAAAATTGCAGGGTTCTTTTCGATCGATATAGACGGACAATATCTTTCAAATATCTGTAAAACGGTTACCGTCGGCACAAGCGGTTCCGTCTTTATTGTCGGAACAAGCAGGAGAGTTATAGGGGATACCGACTTTAGCCGAGTTGCCGCACAAATTTCCATCAGAGATGCGGCCGCAAATGATAAGGATATGGCTTCGCTGTCAGCTCTGGTCGAATCGGTATTTAGATCGGATGATGTTGTAAGCGGTTCAGGTTCATATAACGGGGAAACGCAATTTGTGGTGGGAAAAAAGATGAACACCGGCTGGGTTGTGATGCTGCGTGCCCCCGAAAAAGAATTTTTAACCGATGTACGGACATTAAATCGGTGGATGTATCTTATCGGAGCAGCAATGCTGATTATTGCGGCTATCGTAGTGTATTGGCTGTCGCACCGGATTATCAGGCCGCTCGTACGTGTGGCTGCGGCGCTAAAAGATATTGCGCAGGGTGAAGGAGACTTAACCGTTACCTTACCGCTAACGGGGTTGGATGAAATCCGTAATCTTTCGGAATATTTTAACGAAACAATCGGAAAGATTAGAACGGCAATTCAATCCGTTGATAAAAATGCCGGTGCGATGACAAAGATAGGCGATGAGCTTGCGCAAAATATGTCGGAAACCGCCGGCGCTGCAAATGAGATAAGCACCCATATTGAAGATGTAAAACGAAAGATATTTACGCAAGCGTCAAGCGTTACCGAAACGTCTGCAACAATCGAAGAAATCATCAAAACCATTAAGCAGTTAAACGGTAGTATTGCGACTCAAGCGGCGAGTGTTGCGGAATCTTCTTCGGCTATCGAAGAAATGGTTGCAAATATTGCCTCTATTACCAAGACACTGGAAAGAACGGACGAATCGATTAAATCGCTTGCCTCTGCAACTTCCGACGGTAAAGAAACGCTGCACAGTTCCAATGCCATTACGCAAAAAATTGCGGAAGAGTCGGGCAGCTTAATTGAAGCGAGCGGAGTTATCCAGCATATTGCGAGTCAAACAAACCTGCTTGCAATGAATGCGGCTATTGAGGCTGCCCATGCAGGGGAAGCCGGCAAGGGATTTGCCGTTGTCGCGGACGAGATCCGCAAGTTGGCCGAAGATTCCGCAACGCAGGGAAAAACCATCTCGACAACGCTTAAACAGTTCGGCACGGAAATCGAAGGACTCTCCAATTCGGCTCATACGGTTGAAGAGAAGTTCAATGCTATTTTTAATTTGTCCGAACAGGTTAAGATGATGAGTAATCAGCTGACCGAAGCAATGCGCGAACAAGAAAATGCCAGTAGGGAAGTACTGACCGCAATCAAAAATATCAATACGGTTACGGTTGAGGTCAACAACGGTTCTGCGGAAATGCTGAAGGGCGGCGAAAAAGCTGCAAAGGAAATGGCGATTCTGGACGACCTTACCCGCGTTATCACCGGCAGCATGGATGAAATGACTTCAGGGGCGTCTTACATCAATACCTCCGTACAAGAGGTTAACCAGATTACGTTGCGTACTAAAGAGAGTATCGCCGCTCTTGCTGCAGAGGTTTCTAAGTTTAAAGTATAG